One Roseimicrobium gellanilyticum DNA window includes the following coding sequences:
- a CDS encoding thioredoxin-like domain-containing protein gives MKTSHFTVAGLAFALVLAFAPALRAENTVYPAVKDSLVKSKGKNVETFDAAALKDAKYVAIYYSASWCGPCRAFTPDLVKWYKRNKSKNPHFELIFVSSDRSAKDMAEYMKADDMEWPALAFDKKKDSASSAVTKYSGRGIPCLVLIDETGKVLSDSYVDGNYVGPRKVLEDIEKTLKDNPAAGAAASGSSGSALDRFKSTSTSTTPAR, from the coding sequence ATGAAGACTTCGCACTTCACCGTTGCCGGACTGGCCTTCGCGCTGGTGCTCGCCTTTGCTCCCGCGCTCCGTGCCGAAAACACGGTGTATCCCGCTGTCAAAGACTCCCTGGTCAAGTCCAAGGGGAAAAACGTTGAGACCTTTGACGCTGCTGCGCTGAAAGACGCGAAGTACGTCGCCATCTACTACTCCGCCTCCTGGTGCGGCCCCTGCCGCGCCTTCACCCCGGACCTGGTCAAGTGGTACAAGCGGAACAAGTCCAAGAACCCACACTTCGAGCTCATCTTTGTCAGCAGCGACCGCTCCGCCAAGGACATGGCTGAGTACATGAAGGCAGACGACATGGAATGGCCGGCTCTCGCCTTCGACAAGAAGAAGGACTCCGCCTCATCCGCCGTGACGAAATACTCTGGTCGTGGCATCCCGTGCCTCGTTCTCATCGACGAGACAGGAAAGGTGCTCTCCGACTCCTACGTGGACGGCAACTATGTAGGCCCACGCAAGGTACTCGAGGATATTGAGAAGACGTTGAAGGACAATCCCGCAGCAGGGGCCGCAGCCAGTGGTTCGAGTGGGAGCGCGCTGGATCGCTTCAAGAGCACCAGCACCAGTACCACACCTGCCCGCTGA
- a CDS encoding GNAT family N-acetyltransferase, whose product MLCAELRFCPFQEVHAEALLSWRYAPPYSMYSLQPEDQHAAIKELLRPDLHYVAVLNEDDDLIAFRCFGPDAQVPGGSYEGEALDLGGGLRPDLTGKGLGQHVIAAAMNYAMGRFSPTLFRTTVASFNQRAGKVCERLGYQVARSFVRPSDGMSFNIFLKKAQMVELVIPMKEA is encoded by the coding sequence ATGCTTTGCGCGGAGCTTCGCTTCTGTCCGTTTCAGGAAGTGCATGCCGAGGCGCTGCTTTCATGGCGGTACGCGCCTCCCTACAGCATGTACAGTCTCCAGCCGGAGGATCAGCACGCAGCCATCAAGGAATTGCTCCGCCCCGACCTGCACTACGTAGCAGTCCTCAATGAGGACGATGACCTGATCGCGTTCCGTTGCTTCGGCCCGGATGCCCAAGTGCCAGGTGGTAGCTACGAGGGAGAGGCGCTGGACCTCGGTGGAGGATTGCGTCCAGACCTTACCGGAAAAGGCCTAGGGCAGCATGTCATCGCCGCAGCGATGAACTATGCCATGGGGAGATTTTCTCCCACGCTCTTTCGGACGACGGTCGCGAGCTTCAATCAGAGGGCTGGGAAAGTTTGCGAGCGCCTCGGCTACCAAGTCGCTCGCTCCTTCGTGCGCCCTTCTGACGGCATGTCGTTCAACATCTTCCTCAAAAAAGCGCAGATGGTCGAGCTGGTGATTCCGATGAAGGAAGCATGA
- the uxaC gene encoding glucuronate isomerase → MSLIHDDFLLTTKAARRLYHEYAENEPIYDYHTHLPVDEMARDQKFETIAHIWLGGDHYKWRAMRANGIPESHVTGNAPWKEKFLAFAKTVPHTLRNPLYHWTALELKRFFGIDEPLNEKTAESIWNRCNEQLATPEYSCRNLLSRSNVRVVCSTDDPTDTLEHHQAVAKLSDFPVKVYPTFRPDAGMRLEDVPAWNTWVDKLAGITGQACDTLDSFLQGIRQRHDFFHSIGGRLSDHGLTNMDTETATDAEAKSIFDQARAGKALSAEAITRFRSYLMLYFGQLDAEKGWTKQLHLGALRNTNARLFKSLGRDIGCDSIDDPSHAQGLRFYLDTLEQRGHLPKVVLYNLHPKDNYIFSTIIGNYQGNENGVAGRLQFGSGWWFLDCLEGMEWQINALSSTGLLSHFVGMLTDSRSFLSPPRHEYFRRILCNLIGRDMENGLVPDDYELVGGMVKRICYANAHAYFGMDVARG, encoded by the coding sequence ATGTCTCTGATTCACGACGACTTCCTCCTCACGACCAAGGCTGCGCGGCGGCTCTACCATGAGTATGCCGAGAATGAGCCGATCTACGACTACCACACCCACCTGCCGGTGGATGAGATGGCGCGGGACCAGAAGTTTGAGACCATCGCGCACATCTGGCTGGGCGGGGACCACTACAAGTGGCGCGCCATGCGTGCCAACGGCATCCCGGAGAGCCACGTGACAGGCAATGCGCCGTGGAAGGAAAAGTTCCTCGCCTTTGCCAAGACGGTACCGCACACGCTGCGCAATCCTCTCTACCACTGGACGGCTCTGGAGCTGAAACGCTTCTTTGGCATCGATGAGCCGCTGAACGAAAAGACGGCAGAGAGCATCTGGAACCGCTGCAATGAGCAACTCGCCACACCGGAATACTCCTGCCGGAATCTGCTTTCCCGCTCGAACGTGCGCGTGGTGTGCTCCACGGATGACCCCACGGACACGCTGGAGCATCACCAGGCAGTGGCGAAGCTCAGCGACTTCCCCGTGAAAGTGTATCCCACGTTCCGCCCGGATGCCGGCATGCGTCTGGAAGATGTGCCCGCGTGGAATACGTGGGTGGACAAGCTCGCTGGCATCACGGGACAGGCATGCGATACGCTCGACTCCTTCCTGCAGGGCATCCGCCAGCGGCATGACTTTTTCCACTCCATCGGCGGACGTCTCAGCGACCATGGTCTCACGAACATGGACACGGAAACGGCGACAGATGCCGAGGCGAAGTCCATCTTCGACCAGGCACGCGCGGGCAAGGCTCTCTCGGCCGAGGCCATCACGCGCTTCCGCTCCTACCTGATGCTGTACTTTGGCCAGCTCGATGCGGAGAAAGGCTGGACGAAGCAGCTCCACCTCGGGGCGCTGCGCAATACAAATGCCCGTCTCTTCAAGAGCTTGGGCCGCGACATCGGCTGCGACTCGATTGATGATCCCTCGCATGCGCAGGGTCTACGCTTCTATCTGGATACGCTGGAGCAGCGCGGTCACCTGCCCAAGGTGGTGCTCTACAATCTGCACCCGAAGGACAACTACATCTTCTCCACCATCATCGGGAACTATCAGGGCAATGAGAACGGCGTCGCAGGGCGCCTGCAGTTCGGCAGCGGCTGGTGGTTCCTCGACTGCCTGGAAGGCATGGAGTGGCAGATCAATGCGCTGAGTTCCACCGGACTGCTCAGCCACTTCGTGGGCATGCTCACGGATTCACGCAGCTTCCTCTCCCCTCCCCGTCACGAGTACTTCCGCCGCATCCTGTGCAACCTCATTGGTCGCGACATGGAGAATGGCCTCGTGCCGGACGACTACGAGTTGGTGGGCGGCATGGTGAAGCGCATCTGCTACGCGAACGCCCATGCCTACTTCGGCATGGATGTGGCGAGAGGGTGA
- a CDS encoding sensor histidine kinase: protein MPLSSPDCPQAHRRCASLHRALLAGVVAVAVLFAQQAAAQTLTTARDIAAHVTPKDGDPAAVSLDAVVTFLDPGNTIFLQDDTGVTFIRAAKSNPRPAIGTRLRVSGVTHNGLIIGGIKPETIEFLGRYEPPPAPKEITQDDLASGRYHYHYVTLSGVGRSLHRVGENAFTLRLLTGAKVVEVRFDEVPTELPPWVDAELRIRGLAAGDINDRRELVAPYIRVRSIDDVELIKSAPPEAFESPPIPLPELQRAISRAHRVKVQGVALSAPLAGGLFLRQGDESVFVQTDDTGIKAGDVVEALGFPEMGVFSAHLTEAECRVVGTEAVPAPTPENPGGLQDGRDAELITLEVQVAQRTDRDHTTELVTQTGPVSINVTSPTLLPREVQSGALLRLTGLARVTATRSDGYRAKPTAYRLWLRDARDVVILQSTPWWNSERIGLAFGGAMTLALLALIWIALLRRQVSRQLTVIEAKAQREAIMEERQRIAREFHDTLEQELAGLSLRLDAALPRVADAKAHDLLDQQRRLLGRLQTDTRDFVWDLRDASRQDAPLDASLRSLVEHLQVNTTVPLKFESDVTDLKVPPLVQHHLLRITREAVNNALKYAQARSVRVQLSRDEAVETLALTISDDGKGFDLTAAQAMDGHFGIRGMQERARKISAELEVSSRPGEGASVRVNVNGV from the coding sequence ATGCCCCTGTCTTCGCCAGATTGTCCGCAGGCTCACCGCCGCTGCGCCTCCCTCCACAGGGCGTTGCTCGCGGGTGTCGTGGCTGTGGCAGTACTCTTTGCGCAGCAGGCGGCCGCCCAGACACTCACCACGGCACGCGACATTGCCGCGCATGTGACGCCAAAGGACGGTGACCCAGCAGCGGTTTCTCTGGATGCGGTCGTGACCTTCCTGGACCCGGGGAACACCATCTTCCTCCAGGATGATACCGGTGTGACCTTCATTCGGGCAGCCAAGTCCAATCCGCGACCGGCCATTGGCACGCGCCTTCGGGTAAGCGGAGTCACTCACAACGGCCTGATCATTGGAGGCATCAAGCCTGAAACCATCGAGTTTCTTGGACGGTATGAGCCGCCTCCAGCACCGAAAGAGATCACGCAGGATGACCTGGCCTCCGGAAGGTACCACTACCACTACGTGACCCTCTCCGGAGTCGGACGCTCACTCCATCGGGTGGGAGAAAACGCCTTCACCCTGCGGCTGCTCACCGGCGCGAAGGTGGTGGAGGTACGGTTCGATGAAGTCCCCACGGAACTCCCGCCCTGGGTGGACGCGGAGCTGCGCATCCGGGGTCTCGCCGCAGGTGACATCAATGACCGGCGGGAGCTGGTAGCGCCATACATCCGCGTGCGCAGCATCGACGATGTGGAACTCATCAAATCTGCACCGCCTGAGGCCTTCGAGTCACCACCGATACCGCTGCCCGAGTTGCAACGCGCGATCTCACGGGCCCACCGTGTGAAGGTACAAGGCGTGGCGCTCAGTGCGCCCTTGGCGGGAGGACTTTTCCTAAGGCAAGGCGACGAGAGCGTCTTTGTGCAGACGGATGACACGGGTATCAAGGCTGGTGACGTGGTGGAGGCGCTGGGATTCCCCGAGATGGGCGTCTTCAGCGCTCATCTTACCGAGGCCGAGTGTCGCGTGGTGGGCACTGAAGCGGTGCCTGCACCGACGCCGGAGAATCCTGGTGGCCTGCAGGATGGGCGTGATGCGGAATTGATCACTCTGGAGGTGCAGGTCGCACAGCGCACCGACCGTGACCACACTACGGAGCTGGTGACGCAAACAGGGCCGGTGAGCATCAACGTCACCTCCCCCACCCTTCTGCCACGTGAGGTGCAAAGCGGAGCGCTGCTGCGCCTGACAGGCCTTGCACGAGTGACTGCAACGCGCAGTGACGGCTATCGCGCCAAGCCCACCGCATACCGCCTGTGGCTGCGTGATGCGCGAGATGTGGTGATACTGCAGAGCACCCCGTGGTGGAACTCCGAGCGGATCGGGCTCGCCTTCGGCGGAGCCATGACGCTGGCACTGCTCGCCTTGATCTGGATCGCCCTGCTGCGCCGCCAGGTGTCGCGACAGCTCACAGTGATCGAAGCCAAGGCCCAGCGCGAAGCCATCATGGAAGAACGCCAGCGCATCGCCCGGGAGTTTCATGACACACTGGAGCAGGAGCTCGCAGGGCTGTCCCTGCGGCTGGATGCCGCCCTGCCACGGGTGGCGGATGCGAAGGCTCATGACCTGCTCGACCAGCAGCGCCGTTTGCTCGGGCGATTGCAAACGGACACACGGGACTTCGTGTGGGATCTGCGTGATGCCTCACGACAAGACGCACCGCTGGATGCCTCACTCCGCTCACTGGTGGAACACCTGCAGGTGAATACCACCGTCCCGCTCAAGTTCGAGAGCGACGTCACGGATCTGAAAGTACCGCCTCTCGTACAACACCACCTGCTGCGCATCACTCGTGAAGCGGTGAATAATGCGCTGAAGTATGCGCAGGCTCGAAGTGTCCGTGTCCAGCTCTCCAGAGATGAAGCTGTAGAGACGCTTGCGCTCACCATTTCCGATGACGGCAAGGGATTCGACCTGACTGCAGCCCAGGCAATGGATGGTCACTTTGGCATTCGCGGCATGCAGGAGCGGGCCCGGAAGATTAGCGCGGAGCTGGAGGTGAGCAGCAGACCCGGAGAAGGAGCAAGTGTGCGGGTAAATGTGAATGGAGTGTGA
- a CDS encoding GlsB/YeaQ/YmgE family stress response membrane protein has protein sequence MEFLWTLIIGLVVGVIAKFLTPGRDPGGCIITMLLGIAGAFVAGFLGRQLGWYAPNEPAGFIASVVGAILILLVFRLFAGKKSSS, from the coding sequence ATGGAATTCCTCTGGACACTAATCATCGGCCTCGTCGTCGGGGTCATTGCCAAGTTCCTCACTCCCGGACGCGATCCTGGAGGCTGTATCATCACGATGCTGCTCGGCATCGCGGGCGCGTTTGTCGCGGGCTTCCTCGGACGGCAACTCGGGTGGTATGCGCCCAATGAACCGGCGGGCTTCATCGCCTCCGTCGTGGGTGCGATTCTCATCCTTCTGGTCTTTCGCCTGTTCGCCGGGAAGAAGAGCTCGAGCTAG
- a CDS encoding alkaline phosphatase family protein, translating into MHRRLSLLLAIGAVVLGFSHSSSGADSDRHVILISVDGLAHYYFEDPKAEMPTIRRLAAEGARAKHMTTSLPTVTWPNHTTLVTGVHAGKHGVIGNDFFDRKEQKVVAYIPDPVFNKDEIVKTPTIYDVVHDAGMSTAGICWPASRGAKSWDWTIPDVFDQATFEQYSTPSLLAECREAGIPFEKQNEWCKAGTAGKPMRDWLYANLACHIIRKHKPKLMCLHYMSVDGLQHGYGSKTPEAYWAINDSDNRIRQVVEAVEDAGLKDKTTFVVTADHGFITYKKRIQPNVLLKKEGLIKAALGNKVTERRVWCHAQGVAYIYILDQANRDALLKDLTPKLAALEGIEEVIEEKDFAKYGLETAAKDPRMPDLILSPKDGYVIGGDVGGDELVVAADAPKGAHGYSPANPLMDASFVISGAGIKKGVIIDKMANIDVAPTMAKLLGVEIKGADGRVLTEVLK; encoded by the coding sequence ATGCATCGCCGCCTCTCCCTCCTCCTTGCCATTGGTGCCGTCGTTCTCGGGTTTTCCCATTCTTCATCTGGTGCCGACTCGGACAGGCACGTCATTCTCATCAGTGTGGACGGCCTGGCCCACTACTACTTCGAAGACCCGAAGGCGGAGATGCCGACCATCCGGCGCCTGGCCGCAGAGGGGGCTCGCGCGAAGCACATGACCACCTCCCTGCCCACCGTCACCTGGCCGAACCACACCACTCTTGTCACGGGTGTGCATGCAGGGAAGCACGGCGTGATAGGCAATGACTTCTTCGATCGCAAAGAGCAGAAGGTGGTGGCTTACATCCCAGACCCCGTTTTCAACAAGGATGAGATCGTCAAGACACCCACCATCTATGACGTGGTCCATGATGCCGGGATGAGTACGGCTGGCATCTGCTGGCCTGCCTCCCGTGGCGCCAAGTCCTGGGACTGGACCATTCCTGATGTTTTCGACCAGGCGACCTTCGAGCAATACAGCACGCCTTCACTGTTGGCAGAGTGTCGTGAAGCGGGCATCCCCTTCGAGAAACAGAATGAGTGGTGCAAGGCCGGGACCGCTGGCAAACCCATGCGCGACTGGCTGTACGCCAATCTCGCCTGCCACATCATTCGCAAGCACAAACCCAAACTCATGTGCCTGCACTACATGAGCGTGGATGGTCTGCAGCATGGCTACGGCAGCAAGACTCCCGAAGCCTACTGGGCCATCAATGACTCAGACAACCGCATTCGCCAGGTGGTGGAGGCGGTGGAGGACGCCGGTCTCAAGGACAAGACGACCTTCGTCGTGACAGCGGACCATGGCTTCATCACCTACAAGAAGCGCATTCAGCCGAATGTGCTGCTCAAAAAGGAAGGACTCATCAAGGCCGCCTTGGGAAACAAAGTCACCGAGCGTCGCGTGTGGTGCCACGCCCAAGGGGTGGCGTACATCTACATCCTGGACCAGGCGAATCGTGATGCCCTGTTGAAAGACCTGACTCCGAAGCTCGCAGCGCTCGAAGGCATCGAGGAGGTGATTGAAGAGAAGGACTTCGCCAAGTATGGTCTGGAGACAGCAGCCAAGGACCCGCGCATGCCAGACCTGATTCTCTCCCCCAAGGATGGATACGTCATCGGTGGCGACGTCGGTGGCGATGAGTTGGTGGTTGCCGCAGATGCGCCCAAGGGGGCGCATGGCTACTCCCCGGCAAACCCACTGATGGATGCAAGCTTCGTAATCAGCGGCGCGGGCATCAAGAAAGGGGTGATTATTGACAAGATGGCCAACATCGATGTGGCTCCCACCATGGCGAAGCTACTCGGCGTCGAAATCAAGGGTGCGGACGGTCGCGTGCTCACGGAGGTGCTGAAGTGA
- a CDS encoding polysaccharide lyase 6 family protein, producing the protein MRARHLLSLAVIGLSLQVGGNVTAAESRIAANDVAAFDAAVSAAKPGDAILLEAGEWKDVALVLRGAASKAQPITLRAATPGTVKFTGDSSLRLSGNHLVVEGLWFHNCFPLKWDVVMFREDSKKLANDCTLRDCAITQDSETKDSKERKWVSLYGVGHKVERCHFEGKTSKGTLLVAWLPEKEGEPPKHEIMGNYFGPRPKLGKNGGEIIRLGDSDTSMQDAACVVKGNLFEKCDGEVECISNKSCGNEYSGNTFIECQGTLTLRHGNRCLVMNNWFDGRHRKFTGGIRVIGEHHAVVGNHLQGLEGDGARTAICVMNGIKDSPANGYLQVKAAKITGNSILDCKHSIIIGYADEDVQALMPPECTFAQNTIQTRGDKAIELVETAAAVKWTGNRVGGGETGLPPNDGIVMTDGQASHPTAVAGPLPRAEVGVKWISALGK; encoded by the coding sequence GTGAGAGCGCGGCACCTTCTGTCGCTCGCGGTTATCGGCCTGTCACTCCAAGTGGGTGGAAACGTCACCGCCGCTGAGTCTCGCATTGCAGCAAACGATGTCGCTGCCTTCGACGCTGCGGTGAGCGCTGCCAAGCCGGGAGATGCCATCCTGCTTGAGGCAGGCGAGTGGAAGGATGTCGCGCTTGTACTCAGGGGAGCGGCCAGCAAAGCCCAACCCATCACGCTCCGAGCGGCAACGCCTGGCACGGTGAAGTTTACCGGTGATAGCAGTCTGAGGCTCTCAGGCAACCATCTCGTCGTGGAGGGACTCTGGTTTCACAATTGTTTCCCTCTGAAGTGGGATGTGGTGATGTTCCGCGAAGACTCGAAGAAGCTGGCAAACGACTGCACGCTCCGTGACTGTGCCATCACCCAGGACTCGGAGACCAAGGATAGCAAGGAACGGAAGTGGGTCTCGCTCTACGGAGTGGGTCACAAGGTGGAGCGCTGCCACTTTGAGGGAAAGACGAGCAAGGGAACACTGCTGGTCGCCTGGCTGCCGGAGAAGGAGGGGGAACCTCCGAAGCATGAGATCATGGGCAACTACTTCGGTCCCCGCCCGAAGCTGGGAAAGAACGGAGGGGAGATCATCCGCCTGGGAGACAGTGATACGTCCATGCAGGACGCCGCCTGTGTGGTGAAAGGCAATCTCTTTGAGAAATGCGACGGCGAAGTGGAATGCATCTCCAACAAATCGTGCGGTAACGAATACTCCGGCAACACCTTCATCGAGTGCCAGGGGACGCTTACGCTTCGTCACGGGAATCGCTGTCTGGTCATGAACAATTGGTTTGATGGCAGGCACCGCAAATTCACCGGCGGCATCCGGGTGATTGGCGAGCACCACGCTGTCGTGGGGAATCATCTTCAGGGACTGGAGGGCGATGGCGCCCGTACGGCAATCTGCGTCATGAACGGCATCAAGGACTCGCCTGCCAATGGCTACCTCCAGGTGAAGGCGGCGAAGATCACAGGCAATTCCATTCTCGATTGCAAGCACAGCATCATCATTGGTTATGCGGATGAAGATGTGCAGGCGCTCATGCCGCCGGAGTGCACCTTTGCACAGAACACCATTCAGACCCGGGGAGACAAGGCCATCGAATTGGTGGAGACCGCAGCGGCAGTGAAATGGACTGGCAACCGGGTTGGTGGAGGAGAGACAGGCCTGCCGCCCAATGATGGAATCGTCATGACAGATGGACAGGCGTCACATCCAACCGCTGTCGCAGGGCCTCTGCCTCGTGCTGAAGTGGGTGTGAAATGGATTTCTGCTTTGGGAAAGTAG
- a CDS encoding ThuA domain-containing protein, whose translation MKLRTLFTTALLCATAAVVAPAQVTLEGKDGPGKGKKVVLLAGDEEYRSEEVMPMLAKILAEKHGFTCTVVWSIDPATGEIEPKNSSNLPGMEALDQADLCIMLWRFRAPTDELMKHFADYYLAGKPIIALRTSTHAFNYPKDSKSPYAKYGWTSPEWKGGFGKNVLGETWVTHWGKHKSEATKGVIEEAAKSDPILRGVTNLFGDSDVYEAYPPADAKILVRGQVLSGMTADTAPAAYSKKRATDKAEQDVNSPMMPVIWTREYKNEAGKTNKILTSTLGAATDLKNEDLRRVVVNAAYAFTGLEVPEKANVEIIGDYAATMYGFGTNVKGKKPADYVK comes from the coding sequence ATGAAACTTCGCACCCTCTTCACCACTGCCCTCCTGTGCGCCACGGCTGCGGTCGTCGCGCCGGCTCAAGTCACCCTCGAAGGAAAGGACGGTCCCGGCAAAGGGAAGAAGGTCGTCCTGCTCGCAGGCGATGAAGAATACCGCTCGGAGGAAGTGATGCCCATGCTGGCGAAGATACTCGCGGAGAAGCATGGCTTCACCTGCACGGTGGTGTGGAGCATCGACCCGGCCACGGGTGAAATCGAGCCGAAGAACTCGAGCAACCTTCCCGGCATGGAGGCGCTGGACCAGGCGGATCTGTGCATCATGCTCTGGCGCTTCCGCGCCCCGACGGATGAGCTGATGAAGCATTTCGCGGACTATTACCTCGCGGGCAAGCCCATCATCGCCCTGCGCACCAGCACGCATGCCTTCAACTATCCAAAGGACTCCAAGTCTCCGTACGCGAAATACGGCTGGACCAGTCCCGAGTGGAAAGGTGGCTTTGGCAAGAATGTGCTGGGCGAAACCTGGGTCACCCACTGGGGCAAGCACAAGTCCGAGGCGACCAAAGGAGTGATTGAAGAAGCAGCAAAGAGCGACCCCATCCTGCGCGGTGTGACGAATCTCTTCGGTGACAGCGATGTGTATGAAGCCTATCCCCCGGCCGATGCCAAGATTCTCGTACGTGGCCAGGTGCTCTCGGGCATGACAGCAGACACCGCACCCGCTGCCTACTCAAAAAAGCGCGCCACGGACAAAGCGGAACAAGATGTGAACTCACCCATGATGCCGGTGATCTGGACCCGTGAGTACAAGAACGAAGCTGGCAAGACAAACAAGATCCTCACCAGCACCCTGGGCGCCGCCACCGATCTCAAGAACGAAGACCTGCGCCGCGTGGTGGTCAATGCCGCCTACGCCTTCACCGGGCTCGAAGTACCCGAGAAGGCGAATGTGGAAATCATCGGCGACTACGCTGCCACGATGTATGGCTTCGGCACGAATGTGAAAGGCAAGAAGCCAGCGGACTATGTGAAGTAG
- the hisC gene encoding histidinol-phosphate transaminase, whose product MNVWNHANPQLKDLVSYKPGKPIEELARERGLKPEDIIKMASNENPLGPSPKAMEAMVQAMTQAHIYPDGFGFKLRDALAKKFGVGIGQIVLGNGSNEIIEFIGHAFLKPGDNIITAEHAFVVYKLMATLFGAQTIEVPDPGFVHDLDAMLAAITPQTKELFIANPNNPTGTMVTMEALERFMDKVPDHVVVVIDEAYYEFVNEPQDTMKFVREGRNVILLRTFSKIQGLAGLRIGYGVGPEELIAVLHKTRQPFNANAIAQAGAVAGLLDDEHQNRTKQITDEGRTYFEQEFAAMGLPFVKSHANFVLVQVGDGDAVFQKMLDKGVIVRAMAEYKLPDWVRISVGTMEQNKRCIATLRGILGK is encoded by the coding sequence ATGAACGTCTGGAACCACGCCAACCCTCAACTCAAAGACCTCGTCTCCTACAAGCCCGGGAAGCCCATCGAGGAGCTGGCCCGTGAGCGCGGCCTGAAGCCGGAGGACATCATCAAGATGGCCTCCAATGAGAACCCCCTCGGCCCCTCGCCGAAGGCCATGGAAGCCATGGTCCAGGCCATGACCCAGGCGCACATCTATCCGGACGGCTTTGGATTCAAGCTGCGCGACGCCCTCGCGAAGAAGTTCGGAGTGGGCATCGGCCAGATCGTGCTGGGCAATGGCTCCAACGAAATCATCGAGTTCATCGGCCACGCTTTCCTCAAGCCTGGTGACAACATCATTACCGCCGAGCACGCCTTCGTGGTGTACAAGCTAATGGCGACCCTCTTCGGCGCGCAGACCATCGAAGTGCCGGACCCCGGCTTCGTCCACGACCTGGATGCCATGCTGGCGGCCATCACGCCCCAGACGAAGGAACTCTTCATCGCAAATCCCAACAACCCCACCGGTACCATGGTGACCATGGAGGCGCTGGAGCGCTTCATGGACAAGGTGCCGGATCACGTGGTGGTGGTGATTGATGAAGCATACTACGAGTTCGTGAACGAGCCTCAGGACACGATGAAGTTCGTCCGCGAAGGGCGGAACGTCATCCTGCTTCGCACCTTCTCGAAGATTCAAGGCCTCGCCGGTTTGCGCATTGGCTACGGCGTCGGCCCTGAGGAACTCATCGCGGTGCTGCACAAAACCCGGCAGCCCTTCAATGCAAACGCCATCGCGCAAGCGGGCGCGGTCGCAGGCCTGCTGGATGATGAGCACCAGAATCGCACCAAGCAGATCACGGACGAGGGCCGAACCTACTTCGAGCAGGAGTTCGCTGCGATGGGCCTGCCATTCGTGAAGAGTCACGCGAACTTCGTGCTCGTGCAGGTGGGGGATGGTGATGCCGTTTTCCAGAAGATGCTGGACAAGGGCGTCATCGTCCGTGCCATGGCGGAGTACAAGCTGCCCGACTGGGTGCGCATCTCGGTGGGCACCATGGAGCAGAACAAGCGTTGCATCGCCACGCTGCGCGGCATCCTCGGCAAGTAA